A genomic stretch from Natronogracilivirga saccharolytica includes:
- the groES gene encoding co-chaperone GroES, with translation MASIKPLSDRVLVRPDSAEEKTSSGIIIPDSAKEKPQRGTVVAVGPGKYENGNKIGMTVKEGDKVLYGKYAGNEIEIDGEELMIMRESDILGVLS, from the coding sequence ATGGCAAGCATCAAACCTCTTAGTGACAGAGTACTGGTTCGACCCGATTCTGCAGAGGAGAAGACCAGTTCAGGAATCATCATTCCGGATTCTGCAAAGGAAAAACCTCAGCGCGGCACCGTCGTGGCTGTAGGTCCCGGCAAATATGAAAACGGGAACAAAATCGGAATGACCGTCAAGGAAGGAGACAAGGTATTGTACGGCAAGTATGCCGGAAACGAGATTGAGATTGACGGTGAGGAACTGATGATCATGCGGGAGAGCGATATCCTCGGAGTGCTTTCCTGA
- the rsmA gene encoding 16S rRNA (adenine(1518)-N(6)/adenine(1519)-N(6))-dimethyltransferase RsmA codes for MTHKSFKPKKSLGQHFLADRNISGAIVNGLEALPEDRVIEIGPGTGALTQFLSEKFPDLHVFEVDSRAADIVRENYPGVTVHQRSFLESDLAGLAAETGGRLFVIGNLPYYLTSPILFHVMDCGSLVTQSVFMIQKEVADRIIARPRTRDYGILSVQAQVFGRTDRLMAVSRRAFRPPPKVESTVISYRPGNEDYPGSVADLPVSAAMFKRVVRTAFQQRRKKLSNALKELTGGMFPEGFDAGRRAEELEPREFVALAAWLEEKGER; via the coding sequence ATGACGCACAAGTCTTTCAAACCAAAAAAATCACTTGGTCAGCATTTTCTTGCCGACAGGAACATTTCCGGGGCTATCGTGAACGGCCTGGAAGCATTGCCGGAGGACCGTGTGATTGAGATCGGGCCCGGTACCGGTGCGCTCACGCAGTTTCTTTCGGAAAAATTTCCGGATCTGCATGTATTTGAAGTAGACAGCCGGGCGGCAGACATCGTCCGTGAAAATTACCCGGGGGTGACGGTACATCAGCGCAGTTTTCTGGAATCGGATCTTGCCGGTCTTGCGGCAGAGACCGGGGGACGTCTGTTTGTCATCGGAAATCTGCCGTACTATCTTACCAGTCCCATTCTATTTCATGTCATGGATTGCGGCAGCCTGGTGACACAGTCGGTTTTCATGATTCAGAAGGAGGTGGCCGACCGGATAATAGCACGTCCCCGTACCCGGGATTACGGGATACTGAGTGTCCAGGCGCAGGTTTTCGGCAGGACCGACAGGCTTATGGCGGTATCGCGGCGGGCATTCCGGCCTCCGCCAAAAGTCGAAAGCACGGTCATATCCTACCGGCCGGGCAATGAGGATTATCCGGGGTCAGTAGCCGATCTGCCTGTTTCGGCAGCGATGTTCAAGAGAGTGGTGCGCACGGCGTTTCAGCAACGCCGGAAAAAGCTTTCCAATGCATTGAAAGAGCTCACCGGCGGGATGTTTCCCGAAGGATTTGATGCGGGCCGGAGGGCAGAAGAGCTGGAGCCGCGGGAATTCGTGGCGCTGGCGGCCTGGCTGGAAGAAAAAGGCGAACGATAG